From the Rhinatrema bivittatum chromosome 3, aRhiBiv1.1, whole genome shotgun sequence genome, one window contains:
- the LOC115087454 gene encoding tubulin alpha-1A chain, whose product MRECISIHVGQAGVQIGNACWELYCLEHGIQPDGQMPSDKTIGGGDDSFNTFFSETGAGKHVPRAVFVDLEPTVIDEVRTGTYRQLFHPEQLITGKEDAANNYARGHYTIGKEIIDLVLDRIRKLADQCTGLQGFLVFHSFGGGTGSGFTSLLMERLSVDYGKKSKLEFSIYPAPQVSTAVVEPYNSILTTHTTLEHSDCAFMVDNEAIYDICRRNLDIERPTYTNLNRLIGQIVSSITASLRFDGALNVDLTEFQTNLVPYPRIHFPLATYAPVISAEKAYHEQLSVAEITNACFEPANQMVKCDPRHGKYMACCLLYRGDVVPKDVNAAIATIKTKRTIQFVDWCPTGFKVGINYQPPTVVPGGDLAKVQRAVCMLSNTTAIAEAWARLDHKFDLMYAKRAFVHWYVGEGMEEGEFSEAREDMAALEKDYEEVGVDSVEGEGEEEGEEY is encoded by the exons ATG CGTGAGTGCATTTCCATCCATGTTGGCCAGGCTGGTGTCCAGATTGGTAATGCCTGCTGGGAACTGTACTGCCTGGAACATGGGATTCAGCCTGATGGTCAGATGCCCAGTGACAAGACCATTGGAGGGGGAGATGACTCCTTCAACACTTTCTTCAGTGAAACTGGAGCTGGAAAACATGTTCCCCGTGCTGTGTTTGTAGACCTGGAACCCACTGTTATTG ATGAGGTGCGTACTGGAACCTACCGCCAGCTGTTCCATCCTGAGCAGCTCATCACAGGCAAAGAAGATGCTGCAAATAATTATGCCCGTGGACACTACACCATTGGCAAGGAAATCATTGACCTAGTTCTGGACAGGATTCGTAAGCTG GCTGACCAGTGCACAGGTCTTCAAGGTTTCCTGGTCTTCCACAGCTTTGGTGGTGGCACTGGTTCTGGTTTCACATCTTTGCTGATGGAGCGCCTGTCAGTTGACTATGGCAAGAAGTCCAAGCTGGAATTCTCCATCTATCCTGCTCCTCAGGTCTCTACAGCTGTGGTTGAGCCCTACAACTCTATCCTGACCACCCATACCACCCTGGAGCATTCAGACTGTGCCTTCATGGTAGACAATGAGGCCATTTATGACATCTGCCGCAGGAACCTGGACATTGAACGTCCAACTTACACTAACCTAAATAGATTGATAGGTCAGATTGTGTCCTCTATCACAGCCTCCCTCAGATTTGATGGTGCCCTGAATGTCGATCTGACAGAGTTCCAGACCAACTTGGTGCCCTACCCCCGCATCCATTTCCCTTTAGCCACTTATGCCCCAGTAATCTCTGCAGAGAAAGCCTACCATGAGCAGCTTTCTGTAGCTGAGATCACAAATGCTTGCTTTGAGCCAGCCAACCAGATGGTGAAATGTGACCCACGCCACGGCAAATACATGGCTTGCTGCCTTCTGTACCGTGGAGATGTGGTACCCAAAGATGTCAATGCTGCTATTGCCACTATCAAGACCAAGCGTACCATACAGTTTGTGGACTGGTGCCCAACTGGATTTAAGGTTGGCATAAACTACCAGCCCCCTACTGTGGTGCCTGGAGGTGACCTAGCCAAGGTGCAGCGTGCTGTATGCATGCTGAGCAACACCACAGCTATTGCTGAGGCCTGGGCTCGTCTGGATCATAAGTTTGATCTGATGTATGCCAAGCGTGCCTTTGTGCACTGGTATGTGGGGGAGGGTATGGAGGAAGGTGAGTTCTCTGAAGCCCGTGAGGACATGGCTGCCTTGGAAAAAGATTATGAAGAAGTTGGTGTAGATTCTGTTGAAGGAGAaggtgaagaggaaggagaagaataCTAA